The following proteins are co-located in the Psilocybe cubensis strain MGC-MH-2018 chromosome 5, whole genome shotgun sequence genome:
- a CDS encoding GTPase-binding protein rid1, with translation MFKGILPARRVPSTDFTIITTLADPDGKENQPTLTVQTNLPATNKSRSASKGFMRSQRKKNTDSKRSKESPVAPAPVSGEAFDKLLDDLQIPSSLRPKLYGMDASVKAAMLKSSQTMAVGPSAEATATTAPRSHAVRKAHSTDSMNSPRHPTIASLSGDTSELPYPGLLAAHVSAHHSPYLSSPPRKPSHSRGISFEGTRLFSKSQVNLVPSSSSTLDLATGLKSSKEKGTVHTKNLAPTRFCSVLATVSSTQLDVEDLKKLRLLLRNESASWSEEFLKLGGYTGLLTRLNEILEVEWREEQHDDQVLHELLRCFKALSTSSIGCFALRSSCPTPFVQLVALLYSDKKPGEVATRQLIVELLLLLFDLYPPSSLPSTANKPLLSPGVSSTSSALRPREAWESQTSVATSNLITLPAPHKNFFSLIRALLLTPAPPPSESPGAPVSPHAFIESLHLPRIYKTYLQELSDVCRDYFWVFCHPNNTIWVLGETNENSVERPRAPGGMTGGVEFEAMGYFTTHLKLINAISKSVEALGMVKDHELSAYRFHTDLFLSGLERIILISRKASTTYYPTLHLELARYIAFATRAGFELPYTVARLMGMPPVAHAKNPAAAAAALSGGASKSRSHAGSAPGSPARKSNTAAARQPQPQQGQVQGPGQPQTPVTPTNKRFTMGQVPGSGQPVVPALPSPRRIESMRFEM, from the exons ATGTTCAAGGGCATCCTCCCAGCGAGACGAGTCCCGTCGACGGACTTCACTATCATCACCACCCTCGCCGACCCCGACGGCAAGGAGAACCAGCCAACTCTCACCGTACAGACAAACCTCCCAGCGACCAACAAGTCCCGCTCAGCGAGTAAGGGGTTCATGCGCAgccagaggaagaaaaacacAGACTCCAAGCGCTCAAAGGAGAGCCCCGTGGCTCCCGCTCCTGTCTCAGGAGAGGCATTCGACAAGCTTCTC GATGACCTTCAGATCCCGTCGTCACTGAGACCCAAGCTCTATGGCATGGACGCCTCAGTCAAGGCAGCCATGCTCAAGTCGTCGCAGACGATGGCTGTTGGGCCCAGTGCAGAGGCCACAGCGACCACAGCACCCCGGTCTCATGCCGTGCGCAAGGCGCATAGCACCGACTCGATGAATTCGCCTCGGCACCCAACCATAGCCTCTCTAAGCGGCGACACCTCCGAGCTCCCGTATCCGGGTCTCTTAGCAGCGCACGTGTCCGCGCATCACTCACCATACCTTTCGTCTCCACCCAGAAAACCGAGCCACAGTCGTGGCATTTCCTTTGAGGGCACTAGATTGTTCTCCAAGAGCCAGGTCAATCTCGTGCCTAGCTCATCATCCACTCTAGACTTGGCTACAGGCCTCAAATCAAGCAAGGAAAAGGGCACCGTTCACACAAAGAATCTCGCGCCGACGCGCTTCTGCAGTGTCCTTGCCACCGTGTCCAGCACTCAATTGGACGTAGAAGATTTAAAGAAACTGAGACTGTTACTTCGAAACGAATCTGCATC TTGGTCAGAAGAGTTCCTGAAACTTGGGGGTTACACCGGTCTGCTGACCCGCCTGAACGAAATATTGGAAGTGGAGTGGAG AGAAGAACAGCATGACGACCAGGTCCTGCATGAACTTCTTCGCTGCTTTAAGGCACTGTCCACATCATCCATTGGGTGCTTCGCCCTGCGCAGCTCGTGCCCTACACCTTTTGTCCAGCTCGTCGCGCTCCTCTACTCGGACAAGAAGCCGGGTGAGGTTGCTACGCGTCAACTCATCGTCGagcttctcctcctcctattTGATCTTTACCCGCCTTCCTCTCTCCCCTCCACCGCCAACAAACCTCTGCTCTCCCCAGGCGTATCTTCTACCTCCTCCGCCCTGCGCCCGCGCGAGGCATGGGAAAGCCAGACCTCCGTCGCGACGTCGAACCTCATCACGCTCCCCGCGCCACATAAGAACTTCTTTTCGCTTATTCGCGCGTTGTTGCTCACACCCGCGCCACCCCCATCGGAGTCTCCTGGAGCGCCCGTCTCGCCACACGCGTTTATCGAGTCGCTTCACCTCCCGCGGATATACAAGACATATCTCCAGGAGCTGTCCGATGTGTGCAGGGACTATTTCTGGGTGTTCTGCCACCCAAACAACACAATTTGGGTTCTGGGGGAGACAAATGAGAATAGTGTCGAGAGGCCCCGTGCCCCAGGTGGGATGACGGGCGGCGTTGAGTTTGAAGCAATGGGCTACTTC ACAACGCACTTGAAGCTTATCAATGCTATCTCGAAGAGCGTCGAGGCGCTCGGCATGGTCAAGGACCACGAGCTCTCTGCATACCGTTTCCACACcgacctcttcctctccGGCTTGGAGCGCATCATCCTC ATCTCGCGCAAAGCATCGACAACGTATTACCCAACACTTCACCTCGAGCTCGCCCGTTACATTGCGTTCGCAACACGCGCAGGATTCGAACTGCCTTACACGGTCGCGCGGCTCATGGGCATGCCGCCCGTCGCACACGCCAAGAACCccgctgcagctgcagctgctcTCTCTGGCGGCGCGAGTAAATCCCGTAGTCATGCGGGATCTGCGCCCGGGTCTCCTGCAAGGAAGAGTAATACCGCTGCTGCCCGTCAGCCTCAACCACAGCAGGGACAAGTACAGGGACCGGGACAGCCACAGACACCAGTGACGCCGACGAATAAGCGGTTCACGATGGGCCAGGTGCCTGGTTCTGGGCAGCCGGTGGTGCCTGCGCTGCCGTCGCCACGCAGGATCGAGTCCATGCGGTTCGAGATGTGA